A single genomic interval of Koleobacter methoxysyntrophicus harbors:
- the fusA gene encoding elongation factor G, with protein MPRQFPLEKTRNIGIMAHIDAGKTTTTERILFYTGKVHKMGEVHDGAAVMDWMEQEQERGITITSAATTCLWKGYRINIIDTPGHVDFTVEVERSLRVLDGSVAVFCAKGGVEPQSETVWRQADKYRVPRIAYVNKMDIVGADFFNVMEMMRQRLGANPVAVQLPIGREASFSGIIDLIREKAIYYLDDLGTRSDETQVPEEMQDLVKEQREKLLETLAEYDEGIMMKYLEGEEIPEEEIKRAIRKATLEVRITPVLCGSSYKNKGVQLLLDAIVDYLPSPTDVPDIRGIDPDTGEESTRKSGDSEPFSALAFKIMADPYVGKLTFFRVYSGTLKSGSYVYNSTKNKKERIGRILQMHANHREEIDEVSTGDIAAAVGLKDTTTGDTLCDEQHPIILESMQFPEPVISVAIEPKTKADQEKMSISLQKLSEEDPTFRTYTDPETGQTIISGMGELHLEIIVDRLLREFKVEANVGKPQVAYKETITKPIKAEGKFIRQSGGRGQYGHVWIEIEPADRGQGYEFVNKVVGGVIPKEYIPAVDLGIRDAMESGTLAGYPVVDVKATLYDGSYHEVDSSEMAFRIAGSIAFKEGMKKANPVLLEPVMKVEVIVPEEYMGDVMGDINARRGRIEGMEPRAGAAVIRGFVPLAEMFGYATDLRSKTQGRGTYTMQFSHYEEIPKNIVDKIIAK; from the coding sequence GTGCCTAGGCAGTTTCCACTGGAAAAGACGAGGAATATAGGGATAATGGCTCATATAGATGCAGGTAAAACCACTACAACAGAACGTATCCTTTTTTATACCGGTAAGGTCCATAAAATGGGTGAAGTTCACGATGGCGCCGCTGTTATGGACTGGATGGAGCAGGAACAGGAACGGGGTATTACTATTACTTCGGCTGCAACAACATGCCTCTGGAAGGGTTACAGGATTAATATCATAGACACGCCAGGGCACGTGGATTTTACAGTAGAGGTAGAAAGGTCTTTGCGGGTTCTCGATGGTTCAGTGGCAGTTTTTTGTGCAAAAGGTGGGGTTGAACCCCAGTCTGAAACTGTATGGCGTCAGGCCGATAAGTATCGTGTGCCTAGAATAGCCTATGTCAACAAAATGGATATAGTGGGAGCAGACTTCTTTAATGTAATGGAAATGATGAGGCAGAGGCTGGGAGCCAATCCAGTTGCCGTGCAGCTGCCCATAGGTAGAGAGGCCTCTTTTTCAGGGATTATTGACCTTATAAGGGAAAAGGCCATTTACTATCTGGATGACCTGGGAACAAGAAGCGATGAGACCCAAGTCCCGGAAGAAATGCAGGACCTGGTAAAAGAGCAGAGAGAGAAACTCCTGGAAACCCTAGCCGAGTATGATGAAGGCATAATGATGAAATATCTGGAAGGCGAAGAAATACCGGAGGAAGAAATTAAACGGGCTATAAGAAAGGCCACACTTGAAGTCAGGATAACACCGGTTTTGTGCGGTTCCTCTTATAAAAACAAGGGTGTACAGCTGCTTTTAGATGCTATTGTCGATTATTTACCATCACCTACAGATGTTCCTGATATAAGAGGGATTGACCCTGATACGGGTGAGGAATCCACTCGTAAATCCGGTGATAGTGAGCCTTTTTCAGCCCTCGCTTTTAAGATTATGGCTGACCCATATGTGGGGAAATTGACCTTTTTCAGGGTGTATTCCGGGACATTAAAATCGGGTTCATATGTTTATAATTCCACTAAGAACAAAAAAGAACGAATCGGCCGTATCCTCCAGATGCATGCCAATCACAGGGAAGAGATAGATGAAGTATCTACAGGTGATATAGCTGCTGCTGTAGGTCTAAAGGATACTACTACAGGAGATACCCTGTGTGATGAGCAGCACCCTATAATCCTGGAATCAATGCAGTTCCCTGAACCGGTTATTTCTGTTGCGATAGAACCGAAAACCAAAGCTGACCAGGAAAAGATGAGCATTTCTCTCCAAAAACTGTCCGAAGAGGACCCCACATTCAGGACCTATACAGATCCTGAAACGGGACAGACAATAATTTCCGGCATGGGAGAACTCCATCTGGAAATCATTGTAGATAGGCTTTTGAGGGAATTTAAGGTTGAAGCGAATGTTGGCAAACCCCAGGTTGCTTATAAAGAGACCATTACGAAGCCCATTAAAGCAGAAGGCAAATTCATACGTCAATCAGGAGGAAGAGGCCAGTACGGTCATGTATGGATTGAAATCGAGCCTGCAGACAGAGGCCAGGGATATGAATTTGTAAATAAAGTAGTGGGAGGAGTTATTCCTAAAGAATATATACCAGCCGTTGACCTGGGTATCAGAGATGCTATGGAAAGCGGTACACTGGCGGGCTATCCGGTTGTTGATGTAAAAGCAACCCTGTATGACGGTTCCTACCATGAGGTTGACTCTTCTGAGATGGCCTTTAGGATCGCAGGATCTATTGCTTTCAAAGAGGGAATGAAGAAGGCGAATCCCGTTCTATTAGAGCCCGTCATGAAGGTGGAAGTAATAGTCCCTGAAGAGTATATGGGTGATGTCATGGGTGATATAAATGCCAGACGGGGGAGAATTGAGGGCATGGAACCCAGGGCAGGAGCGGCAGTTATAAGGGGATTTGTTCCATTAGCCGAAATGTTTGGATATGCAACAGACCTTAGGTCAAAAACCCAGGGAAGGGGGACATACACGATGCAATTCTCCCATTATGAAGAAATCCCCAAAAATATTGTCGATAAGATAATTGCAAAATAA
- the tuf gene encoding elongation factor Tu, which produces MAKQKFERTKPHVNVGTIGHIDHGKTTLTAALTSVLATTGETQKVSFDQIDKAPEEKERGITIATAHVEYSTAKRHYAHVDCPGHADYVKNMITGAAQMDGAILVVSAADGPMPQTREHILLARQVGVPHIVVFLNKVDMVDDPELLELVEMEIRELLSQYEYPGDDIPVIAGSALKALECGCGSRECEWCGKIWELMDAVDEYVPTPQREVDKPFLMPIEDVFSITGRGTVVTGRVERGTLKVGDEVEIVGLRDEPRKTVVTGVEMFRKILDQAQAGDNIGALLRGVDKDEVERGQVLAKPGSIKPHTHFKAQVYVLTKEEGGRHTPFFNGYRPQFYFRTTDVTGVITLPEGTEMVMPGDNINMEIKLITPIAIEEGLRFAIREGGRTVGAGAVTSIIE; this is translated from the coding sequence ATGGCGAAGCAAAAATTTGAGAGGACGAAGCCCCACGTAAACGTAGGGACGATAGGTCACATAGACCACGGCAAGACGACATTAACGGCGGCATTAACGTCGGTATTAGCGACGACGGGAGAGACGCAGAAGGTATCATTTGACCAGATAGACAAGGCGCCTGAGGAGAAGGAGCGTGGAATAACGATAGCGACGGCGCACGTAGAGTATTCCACGGCGAAGAGGCACTATGCACATGTAGACTGTCCTGGTCATGCTGACTACGTAAAGAACATGATAACGGGGGCGGCGCAGATGGACGGAGCGATACTAGTAGTATCGGCAGCAGATGGTCCTATGCCGCAGACGCGGGAGCACATACTATTAGCCAGGCAGGTAGGGGTGCCCCACATAGTAGTATTTTTAAACAAAGTAGACATGGTAGACGACCCTGAATTATTAGAGCTAGTAGAGATGGAGATCAGGGAGCTGTTGAGTCAGTATGAATATCCAGGGGATGACATACCGGTAATAGCCGGATCGGCGTTAAAGGCATTAGAGTGTGGTTGCGGCAGCAGGGAATGTGAGTGGTGCGGTAAGATATGGGAGTTAATGGATGCAGTAGACGAATATGTACCGACACCGCAGAGGGAGGTAGACAAACCTTTCCTAATGCCGATAGAGGACGTATTCAGCATAACCGGTAGGGGGACGGTAGTAACGGGGAGAGTAGAGCGCGGTACCTTAAAAGTAGGGGACGAAGTAGAGATAGTAGGGTTAAGGGACGAGCCGCGCAAGACAGTAGTAACCGGGGTAGAGATGTTCAGGAAGATATTAGATCAGGCCCAGGCTGGAGACAACATAGGGGCATTACTAAGGGGAGTAGACAAAGACGAAGTAGAGCGCGGTCAGGTATTAGCCAAACCCGGTTCCATAAAGCCGCATACCCATTTCAAGGCACAGGTATACGTATTAACCAAAGAAGAAGGCGGCAGGCATACACCGTTCTTTAACGGATACAGGCCTCAGTTTTATTTCAGGACAACGGACGTTACAGGGGTAATAACCCTGCCCGAGGGCACGGAGATGGTAATGCCCGGGGACAACATCAACATGGAGATAAAACTCATAACCCCCATTGCCATCGAAGAAGGTCTGCGTTTTGCCATCCGTGAAGGCGGCAGAACCGTAGGCGCAGGTGCCGTTACCTCTATCATAGAATAA
- the rpsJ gene encoding 30S ribosomal protein S10: MTRQNIRIRLKAFDHKILDQSAKKIVETAKRTGAKVSGPVPLPTDKSVITILRAPHKYKDSREQFEMRTHKRLIDIKEPTPKTVDSLMRLDLPAGVDIEIKL; the protein is encoded by the coding sequence ATGACAAGACAGAATATACGAATAAGGCTTAAAGCCTTTGATCATAAAATCCTTGATCAGTCGGCTAAAAAAATCGTTGAAACTGCCAAGAGAACAGGGGCTAAAGTATCCGGGCCCGTTCCTCTGCCAACGGATAAAAGTGTTATTACGATTTTGAGAGCGCCTCACAAATATAAGGATTCCCGTGAACAATTTGAAATGAGAACCCATAAAAGGCTTATTGATATAAAGGAACCTACTCCTAAAACGGTTGATTCCCTGATGAGACTGGATCTACCGGCAGGTGTGGATATAGAAATCAAACTGTAA
- the rplC gene encoding 50S ribosomal protein L3, with product MEKAILGKKIGMTQIFDEEGKAIPVTVIESKPCVVVQKKNLETDGYNAIQVGFGDVKEKRVSKPIKGHFKKAQLKPMKYLREFRLDNIDNYKVGQEINVDTFKPGDRVDVTGISKGKGFAGGVKRWHFNRGPMGHGSMYHRRPGSLGATDPARVFKGRKLPGRMGGERVTVQNLEVIKVYPDRNLMLVKGAVPGTKNSLLLIKDTVKK from the coding sequence ATGGAAAAAGCCATACTTGGGAAAAAAATAGGCATGACCCAGATTTTTGATGAAGAGGGTAAGGCCATACCTGTAACCGTGATCGAGTCAAAGCCATGTGTTGTAGTGCAGAAAAAGAACCTCGAAACCGATGGATATAATGCTATTCAGGTCGGATTCGGGGATGTGAAGGAAAAACGGGTCAGCAAACCAATAAAAGGCCATTTCAAAAAGGCACAGCTGAAACCCATGAAATATCTGAGAGAATTCAGGCTGGATAATATAGATAATTATAAGGTAGGTCAGGAAATAAATGTGGATACCTTTAAACCCGGTGACAGAGTAGATGTTACGGGGATATCAAAAGGTAAAGGGTTTGCCGGCGGTGTTAAAAGATGGCATTTCAACAGAGGGCCTATGGGCCATGGTTCGATGTATCACAGGAGACCCGGTTCATTAGGAGCTACAGACCCTGCAAGGGTATTTAAAGGTAGAAAGCTGCCCGGCAGGATGGGCGGAGAACGGGTTACTGTCCAAAACTTAGAAGTAATTAAGGTATATCCTGATAGGAATTTAATGCTTGTAAAAGGTGCGGTACCGGGGACAAAGAACAGTCTTCTATTAATCAAGGATACTGTCAAAAAATAG
- the rplD gene encoding 50S ribosomal protein L4 translates to MPKVALYNVKGEEVGEVELKDSIFNVPVRSDILHQVVTMQLANKRQGTASTKTRAEVRGGGRKPWRQKGTGRARHGSIRSPIWTGGGIVFGPKPRSYNYTLPKKVKRLAMKCALSSKVADNDVLILDQLELEMPKTKEMVNILNNLKIDKKALIVTLDKDDNVEKSTRNIPGVKATMVGNLNVYDILKHDKLVLTKEALERVEEVYE, encoded by the coding sequence ATGCCTAAAGTAGCTTTATATAATGTAAAGGGCGAAGAAGTAGGTGAAGTAGAACTAAAAGATAGTATTTTCAATGTTCCGGTTAGGTCGGATATCCTGCACCAGGTAGTAACTATGCAGCTGGCTAATAAGAGACAGGGTACGGCTTCAACCAAAACCAGGGCAGAAGTCAGGGGCGGCGGAAGGAAGCCCTGGAGGCAAAAAGGAACCGGTAGGGCAAGACACGGCAGTATAAGGTCTCCTATCTGGACCGGTGGAGGAATAGTGTTCGGCCCCAAGCCCAGGTCATACAACTATACGTTACCTAAAAAGGTTAAGAGACTTGCCATGAAATGTGCACTGAGCTCCAAAGTTGCCGATAATGACGTCCTGATATTAGACCAGCTTGAACTGGAAATGCCTAAAACAAAAGAAATGGTAAATATTCTAAACAATTTAAAGATAGACAAAAAAGCCCTTATTGTTACCCTTGATAAAGATGATAATGTGGAGAAATCAACCAGGAATATTCCGGGAGTAAAGGCGACTATGGTAGGCAATTTAAATGTATATGACATCTTAAAACATGATAAGCTGGTTCTCACTAAAGAAGCCCTGGAAAGGGTAGAGGAGGTGTATGAATAA
- the rplW gene encoding 50S ribosomal protein L23 → MVYAHDIIKRPIITEKSMDQIANKKYTFEVDINANKTQIKKAIEEIFNVKVQKVNTMRVKGKVKRLGRYEGKRADWKKAIVTLTPDSKAIEFFEGM, encoded by the coding sequence ATGGTATATGCTCATGACATAATAAAAAGGCCCATTATAACAGAGAAGAGCATGGACCAGATTGCCAATAAGAAATACACCTTTGAAGTTGATATCAATGCCAACAAAACCCAAATAAAAAAGGCTATCGAAGAGATCTTTAATGTTAAAGTGCAGAAGGTGAATACCATGAGGGTAAAAGGCAAAGTTAAACGGCTTGGAAGATATGAGGGTAAAAGGGCTGATTGGAAAAAGGCTATAGTAACCCTTACGCCCGACAGCAAGGCCATTGAATTCTTTGAAGGAATGTAG
- the rplB gene encoding 50S ribosomal protein L2: protein MAIKKFKPTSPGRRFMTVLTFEEITKKEPEKSLVEILKGTGGRNVFGRITARHRGGGHKRKYRIIDFKRDKDNIPAKVAAIEYDPNRSANIALLNYADGEKRYILAPLGLKVGDVVESGENADIKTGNTLPLARIPTGTIVHNVELKAGKGGQLARSAGASVQLMAKEGDYAHLRLPSGEVRLVRLECRATIGQVGNVEHENVSIGKAGRARWIGKRPHVRGSAMNPVDHPHGGGEGKAPIGRKTPVTPWGKPTIGAKTRKKKQSDKLIIRKRKS from the coding sequence ATGGCTATAAAAAAGTTTAAGCCGACTTCCCCCGGTCGGAGGTTTATGACCGTTCTAACCTTTGAAGAGATAACTAAAAAGGAACCGGAAAAATCACTGGTAGAAATCTTAAAGGGCACAGGGGGAAGAAACGTTTTCGGTAGAATTACAGCCCGCCACAGGGGCGGTGGCCATAAAAGGAAATACAGGATTATAGATTTCAAGAGAGATAAAGATAATATACCGGCTAAGGTTGCCGCTATCGAATATGACCCGAACAGGTCTGCGAATATTGCTCTTTTAAATTATGCCGATGGTGAGAAAAGGTATATTCTGGCTCCCCTGGGCCTTAAGGTCGGCGATGTGGTGGAATCAGGGGAGAATGCTGATATTAAAACGGGGAATACCCTTCCTCTGGCCAGGATACCTACAGGTACAATTGTGCACAATGTAGAACTCAAGGCAGGCAAAGGAGGCCAGCTCGCCCGGTCTGCAGGGGCGTCTGTCCAGCTTATGGCCAAAGAGGGTGATTATGCTCATTTGCGCCTCCCATCAGGGGAAGTACGCCTTGTTCGTCTTGAGTGCAGGGCTACCATAGGTCAGGTCGGAAACGTAGAACATGAAAATGTCTCCATCGGAAAGGCCGGAAGGGCCCGCTGGATAGGGAAAAGGCCCCATGTTAGAGGTTCTGCCATGAACCCCGTTGACCATCCCCATGGCGGTGGAGAAGGCAAGGCTCCCATAGGGAGGAAGACACCCGTAACACCATGGGGCAAACCGACAATTGGAGCAAAAACCAGGAAGAAAAAACAATCTGATAAGCTGATAATCAGAAAGCGCAAGAGTTAA
- the rpsS gene encoding 30S ribosomal protein S19, with protein MGRSLKKGPYVDEKLLKKIEQMNKKKEKKVIKTWSRRSTIFPQMVGHTIAVHDGRKHVPIYITEEMVGHKLGEFAPTRTFRGHGAHTERSTALK; from the coding sequence ATGGGTAGGTCATTAAAGAAAGGGCCGTATGTTGATGAAAAGCTCCTTAAGAAGATAGAACAGATGAACAAGAAAAAGGAAAAGAAGGTCATAAAAACCTGGTCCAGGCGTTCTACTATTTTCCCGCAGATGGTGGGTCATACTATAGCTGTTCATGACGGCAGAAAGCATGTTCCTATATATATTACCGAGGAAATGGTAGGTCATAAATTAGGGGAATTTGCCCCAACCAGGACCTTCAGGGGCCACGGTGCCCATACTGAGAGGTCAACAGCCCTGAAATAA
- the rplV gene encoding 50S ribosomal protein L22, with protein sequence MEARAVLRFARIAPRKVRIVLDLIKGKDVDEALSILRFTPKAASRVVEKLVKSAVANAENNNNMDRDSLYISKAYADQGPTLKRFRARAMGRANMIRKRTSHITVVVSEKKEG encoded by the coding sequence GTGGAAGCCAGAGCAGTTTTAAGATTCGCACGTATTGCCCCTAGAAAAGTGCGTATAGTGCTGGATCTGATAAAGGGCAAGGATGTGGATGAAGCACTGTCCATTTTAAGATTTACACCTAAAGCCGCTTCCAGAGTTGTTGAAAAGCTGGTGAAGTCCGCCGTTGCAAACGCAGAAAACAACAATAACATGGATAGGGACAGTTTATATATCTCTAAGGCTTATGCAGATCAGGGCCCTACATTAAAACGGTTTAGAGCGAGGGCCATGGGAAGAGCAAATATGATAAGGAAAAGAACCAGCCATATAACGGTAGTAGTAAGCGAAAAAAAGGAGGGATGA
- the rpsC gene encoding 30S ribosomal protein S3 — protein MGQKVNPHGLRLGIIKDWDARWYADKNFAELLLEDQKIRKHIKGKLYTSGISRIEIERAANRIKVTIHTAKPGMVIGKGGTGVEEIKNDIEKITNKQVQINVMEIKVPEIDAQLIAENIAAQLEKRISFRRAMKQAISRAIKAGAKGIKTMVSGRLGGAEIARSEGYSEGTIPLQTLRADIDYGFAEAHTTYGRIGVKVWVYKGEVLPEVKKEEAAEGGE, from the coding sequence ATGGGTCAGAAAGTTAATCCCCATGGACTCAGATTGGGGATAATAAAGGATTGGGATGCCAGGTGGTATGCCGATAAAAACTTTGCCGAACTCTTGCTTGAGGACCAAAAGATCAGAAAGCATATAAAAGGGAAATTATACACTTCCGGTATTTCCAGGATTGAAATAGAACGGGCCGCCAACAGGATTAAGGTTACTATTCATACCGCAAAACCGGGTATGGTCATTGGCAAAGGCGGTACAGGGGTTGAAGAAATAAAGAACGACATTGAAAAGATTACGAATAAACAGGTACAGATTAATGTAATGGAGATCAAGGTTCCTGAAATAGATGCTCAGCTCATCGCTGAAAACATCGCTGCCCAATTGGAGAAGAGGATATCCTTTAGAAGGGCTATGAAACAGGCTATATCCAGGGCTATTAAAGCAGGAGCAAAGGGTATCAAGACTATGGTTAGCGGTAGACTGGGAGGAGCGGAAATAGCCAGATCGGAAGGCTACAGCGAAGGTACTATTCCCCTTCAAACCCTAAGGGCTGATATAGATTACGGTTTTGCGGAAGCCCATACCACTTACGGTCGTATCGGTGTAAAGGTATGGGTATATAAGGGAGAAGTTCTTCCTGAGGTGAAAAAAGAAGAAGCCGCGGAAGGAGGAGAGTAG
- the rplP gene encoding 50S ribosomal protein L16 translates to MLMPKRVKHRKVQRGRMKGRAQRGNTITYGEYGLQALEPAWITSNQIEAARVAMTRHIKRGGKVWIKIFPDKPITKKPAETRMGSGKGSPEYWVAVVKPGRVLFELSGVDEETAKKAMTLASHKLPIKTKVIKREEVGGERNED, encoded by the coding sequence ATGTTGATGCCTAAAAGGGTGAAACACAGAAAGGTTCAAAGGGGCAGAATGAAAGGAAGGGCCCAAAGGGGGAATACTATTACCTACGGCGAATACGGTTTACAGGCCCTGGAACCGGCGTGGATAACCAGCAACCAGATTGAAGCAGCCCGTGTAGCTATGACAAGGCACATCAAAAGGGGCGGAAAGGTCTGGATTAAGATATTCCCTGATAAACCTATAACAAAGAAACCTGCCGAAACCAGGATGGGTAGTGGTAAGGGTTCGCCGGAATATTGGGTCGCCGTTGTAAAACCGGGCAGAGTCCTCTTTGAACTTTCAGGGGTCGATGAGGAAACAGCCAAAAAGGCCATGACCCTTGCATCCCATAAACTGCCTATAAAGACCAAGGTTATAAAACGGGAAGAAGTGGGTGGTGAAAGAAATGAAGACTAA
- the rpmC gene encoding 50S ribosomal protein L29: MKTKQIRDMTTNEMEAKLKDLKTELFNLRFQLATNQLDNPMRIKQVRKDIARIKTIMRERELQGEKA, encoded by the coding sequence ATGAAGACTAAACAGATAAGGGATATGACTACAAACGAGATGGAGGCAAAATTAAAGGATTTGAAAACCGAACTTTTTAACCTCAGATTCCAGCTTGCAACGAATCAGCTGGATAACCCTATGAGGATCAAACAGGTAAGAAAAGATATTGCTCGGATAAAAACCATTATGAGGGAAAGGGAGCTCCAGGGGGAGAAGGCATAA
- the rpsQ gene encoding 30S ribosomal protein S17: MERGNRKVRIGRVVSDKMDKTVVVAVETLVRHPLYGKTIKRTKKFKAHDENNECTIGDKVKIMETRPLSKEKRWRVVTILEKAK; the protein is encoded by the coding sequence ATGGAACGAGGCAATAGAAAAGTGAGAATCGGCAGAGTAGTAAGCGATAAAATGGATAAAACCGTTGTTGTTGCCGTTGAGACCCTTGTAAGACATCCTTTGTACGGCAAAACTATAAAGAGAACGAAGAAATTCAAAGCCCATGATGAAAACAATGAATGCACTATCGGAGATAAGGTGAAAATTATGGAAACCAGACCTTTAAGCAAGGAAAAAAGATGGAGGGTCGTAACCATTTTGGAAAAAGCGAAATAG
- the rplN gene encoding 50S ribosomal protein L14 gives MIQAESHLTVADNSGAKEILCIRVLGGSKRKYAQVGDIIVASVKDATPGGVVKKGDVVRAVVVRTTKELRRNDGSYIKFDENAAVIIDNAKNPRGTRIFGPVARELREKDFMKIVSLAPEVL, from the coding sequence ATGATTCAAGCAGAAAGCCATTTAACTGTTGCCGATAATTCAGGTGCAAAAGAGATCCTTTGCATACGGGTGCTGGGCGGCTCGAAACGAAAATACGCACAGGTTGGAGATATAATAGTTGCGTCGGTTAAAGATGCGACACCCGGCGGTGTTGTAAAAAAGGGCGATGTGGTAAGAGCCGTAGTTGTGCGAACAACGAAGGAACTGCGGAGGAATGACGGGTCTTATATTAAATTTGATGAGAATGCGGCGGTAATTATTGACAATGCTAAAAACCCCAGAGGTACGAGGATATTCGGGCCTGTTGCCCGTGAATTGAGGGAAAAGGATTTTATGAAGATCGTTTCATTAGCCCCTGAGGTTCTTTAG
- the rplX gene encoding 50S ribosomal protein L24, which produces MAGKVHVKKGDTVYIISGKNKGKKGKVLEVIPKEGKIIVEGVNIATKHVKPTRELQQGGIIHQEAPFYSSKAMVFCTKCNKPTRIGRKILEDGTKVRTCKKCGEVLDK; this is translated from the coding sequence ATGGCAGGAAAGGTTCACGTTAAAAAAGGGGATACGGTGTATATAATATCGGGCAAGAATAAAGGCAAAAAGGGTAAAGTCCTTGAGGTAATACCCAAAGAAGGGAAGATAATCGTTGAGGGCGTAAACATTGCTACAAAACACGTAAAACCTACCCGAGAACTTCAACAGGGTGGTATAATCCATCAGGAAGCGCCATTTTACAGTTCGAAAGCAATGGTTTTCTGCACAAAGTGCAATAAACCTACACGGATAGGCCGAAAGATACTGGAAGACGGAACAAAGGTACGGACATGTAAAAAATGCGGAGAGGTTCTTGACAAGTAA
- the rplE gene encoding 50S ribosomal protein L5, with amino-acid sequence MARLRDKYEKEVVPAMMEKFNYKNPMEIPRLEKIVINMGVGEAKENPKALDAAVNDLSLIAGQKPVITKAKKSVAAFKIRAGMPIGAKVTLRGNRMYEFLDKLINIALPRVRDFRGVSPKSFDGRGNFAIGVREQLIFPEIDYDKIDKIRGMDIIITTTAKTDEEARQLLSLMGMPFRK; translated from the coding sequence ATGGCTAGATTAAGGGACAAATACGAAAAGGAAGTAGTGCCCGCAATGATGGAAAAATTCAATTATAAAAACCCTATGGAAATTCCAAGGTTGGAGAAAATAGTTATCAACATGGGGGTAGGTGAGGCAAAGGAAAACCCAAAAGCCCTGGATGCTGCGGTAAATGACCTATCCCTGATTGCAGGGCAAAAACCCGTTATAACAAAGGCTAAAAAATCTGTAGCTGCTTTTAAAATAAGGGCAGGAATGCCTATAGGGGCAAAGGTAACATTGCGGGGCAACAGGATGTATGAATTCCTGGATAAGCTGATTAATATCGCTTTGCCCAGGGTTAGGGATTTTAGAGGGGTTTCTCCAAAGTCTTTTGATGGAAGAGGCAATTTTGCAATCGGTGTTAGGGAACAGCTGATTTTCCCTGAGATTGACTATGATAAAATCGATAAGATTCGCGGAATGGACATTATTATAACCACTACTGCTAAAACTGATGAAGAAGCCAGACAACTCCTTAGTCTAATGGGAATGCCTTTCAGAAAATAA
- a CDS encoding type Z 30S ribosomal protein S14 encodes MAKKSLIAKQKREPKFSTRKYNRCNLCGRPHAYLRKFGICRICFRQLAYKGEIPGVRKASW; translated from the coding sequence TTGGCAAAAAAATCGCTGATAGCAAAGCAGAAGCGGGAACCTAAATTTTCAACAAGGAAGTATAATCGCTGTAATTTATGCGGAAGACCTCATGCATATCTGCGTAAATTCGGAATTTGCCGTATCTGTTTCAGACAGTTAGCCTATAAAGGAGAAATACCAGGGGTTAGAAAAGCAAGCTGGTAA
- the rpsH gene encoding 30S ribosomal protein S8: MVMTDPIADMLTRIRNANIVRHEAVEIPASNIKKAIAQTLKDEGFIKDFEVLEDNKQGIIKIYLKYGPNKERVITGLKRISKPGLRVYAKKDEIPRVLGGLGIAILSTSKGIMTDKNARKEGIGGEVLCYIW; the protein is encoded by the coding sequence ATGGTTATGACGGACCCCATTGCTGATATGTTAACACGCATAAGGAATGCAAATATAGTTAGACACGAAGCAGTAGAAATACCGGCCTCAAATATTAAGAAAGCCATCGCCCAAACTTTAAAAGATGAAGGATTTATCAAAGACTTTGAGGTTCTAGAAGACAATAAGCAGGGGATCATAAAGATATACCTGAAATACGGTCCCAACAAAGAGAGGGTTATTACGGGTCTTAAGCGTATTAGCAAACCGGGTTTAAGGGTTTATGCTAAAAAAGACGAGATACCCAGGGTTTTAGGAGGGCTGGGAATTGCTATCCTATCTACGTCAAAGGGTATTATGACAGATAAAAATGCCAGAAAAGAGGGTATTGGCGGGGAAGTGCTCTGCTATATTTGGTAA